The Arvicanthis niloticus isolate mArvNil1 chromosome 21, mArvNil1.pat.X, whole genome shotgun sequence genome includes the window ccccccccggcccagCCCCgaggtacccggtagaaatgagactctattGTTTAAAGATTacccaatagctttatatatttggtaatgctcaataacaagatgaccacacaattagaggtgtaacccaatacccaacctagatattaCAGCTACCTTAGAGTGCTAGAGACATGAGTACATCCTCCGccattttccctctctctgtcctctctctccaccagctcctcctcttccttctcctcttcctctccttactcctcccacattagctcctccccaaaTACCGAGTTTAATGCAGCGGGAAATATACTGCTACACAtattgctcttgctgaggacctgagtttagttcccagcacccacagagggATGCTAACATCCACTTGTGAACTCCAGGTCCCAAAGACTTGcacacccccacacagacacatatgcacacaaacccacacagacACTCACGCACAaccccacacagatacacatgtaccCCACACAGGCCCACATTCatgcccccacacacagacacacatgcacactcccacacacagacacatatacacacctccacagacacacatgcactcccacacagatacatatatacaccccccacagacacacatgcacaccccccacagatacacaggcaaacacacacacagaaacacacatgcacaccctacacagacacacatgcatatcccacacaaatacacacacacacatttcccccAACAGATACACATGCCACCCCCTagcagatacacatgcacacccaccacagatacatacacacaccacacactcccacacaggcacacatgtaccccccaccacagatacacatgcatacacataattttaaatgaaagtaaatatttttaaagtataataaataataatatatgtatatgtgaccAGGGGAATTACTTTTCTGTTTACCGATTGAATTACCCTTGTGTTTAAAGACTTACAGGTATCATGTACAACAATCATGaatctctctgctctcttcctctgtgccaaaaaaaaaaaaaagaaaaagaaaaaaagaaaagaaagaaagaaaaattctcagaCCCTATTATCATTATATTCTCAATGGCAGTGACCCTTATGCTTCTGGACCTAAGGGACAGAGGTGACAGTGTCATTTCAAAGTCCAGCATCTGTGTGCTAAACACCCTTGGTGTGGCCTGATATCAGCTTGGTTGAGTTAACAGACTGGAAGTCAACCAGTGCAAACTCGTGGAGACTCAGTCAAATACATGCAACAAAGGGAGTGTTCATGAACTAGCAAATGACtagatttattaaaattatctcCATATTTTATTGACAGATGTGGTTTCTGAAAGACAGTTCAATTCACACAGAGGCTGGTTCTTTGCAAGCCTTATGTCGTGACTACTGGTGCTGCTGTTTCTGTAGACAGGTTTCTCATTGCTCTTGTCTTCAAAGGGAAATACAAGAAAAGACTTCACGTAGTTATGTTTCCTGGGTGATAGCGGAGCAGAAATACCATGCAATGCTTAAAGCAAGACCAGGAATTTTAAAACGGGAGGGAAATGATATGAAAACAAACACTGTGTCTGAGGCCTTGATATTTAACAAGCTCGTGTTCAGAGGCATTGGGAATAATAGCCTGGCCtccatgcagagagagagaaacatctgCCGCAGGGCGGGGCGCTGGGGAAGGATGTGCAAGCAGAGGGACTTGGGGTTCAACTGGCTTCTAGCGGAGTGACCTCGGTGCTTTGGCCGGGGATGCAGGAAGCTCTCAGCTGACAtttgtctgcttctctgcctcatcTGGGTTGTTCCGCAGCCTCAGCTTggtctccagcctctgcttccatTCTTCCCTGAgcctggaaacagaaacagatGGGGCCCTCGTTCACTACAGCTGAGGCTCTGGGAAGTGTCCTCCCCAAAACGGTTCAGTGGTCTGGTTTTAGGAGGGGTGCATGGAGGACTTGCAAATCAAATGTATATGCACGTTTATTTACGGGAGTGAAAAGGGGCAGAATCACTTTCTGACTGGGGTTTTccgtatatacatatgtatgcattgtggggggaagtgggggggtGCACGCAGAGGCCAGAAATCAATGTCTGCTGTCTTACTTTGTTGTGCTTTaccttacttttaaatttaaaaaaaaattatatgtatgaatattttgtgttcgtacatgtctgtgtaccatgtacatgcctggtgtctcagagaccagaagagggaattgggtcccctggcactggagttacagatcgtTGTGAGccgcatgtgggtgctgggaattgaacctggactCTCTGGAAAGAGGATCCCCCTCTTTCAGAGCCGTCGTTCTAGCCCTACTTTATTTTTTGGTGACAGGGATCCCTTACTAAACTGGGGCTAGCCAATTCAGTTAGACTGGCTAACCAGCAGGtcctagtgatcctcctgcctccgtctcTCCAGCACAGGGGGTGTGGGTGGGCACTGTGTACctgaatattttaatgtttggGCTGGAGATCGAACTCAGGTtttatgcttgcatggcaaatgTTTTACCACGTGAGCCGTCTCCTCCTCTGTCCATTTTGTAGctacttttttccttcttccttccatctccctccctccctccttcccttcccccttcttcctttcctgccctcttttgtttttaacagtttCATGTTACCCAGACTTGCCTCAAAGCCATCTCCAGTACCTCCATCTTacaagacttatttttattatttcaaataatatgTGCACATTCctgcgtgagagagagagagtgtgtgtgtgtgtgtgtgtgtgtgtgtgtgtgtgtgtgtgtgtgcagataacTCAAAGACACCAGAggtgctggatctcctggagctagagttataggtagGTTGtgaacacccacatggcagctaacaacagTCTgttattccagttccagaggatccaacatcttctggcctccagggcactgcatgcacatgctacacagacatcataaaacataaaagtacATAAATTTTTTTAACATGTGTTAAAACAGCATGTGCTGCGTACTTCCTCAGTGCGCTCCTCCCCAGGCGGTGCTCCTCTGACTCTCTGTAACACGTCTGCTTGCCGATCTCCCTCTCCCAGAACCTCTTGAGCTCATGGCAAGTGTTCCTACAGAAGACCTCTCGACGAACGTATTGATTGTTCATCCCCTGAAAAAGAAAGGAGGCATCAAAGCCCTTCCAAGAGCATGGTCCTTGGATTCTGCAGGATACAGGATTTGAATACAAACTGCAGCTTTCTTATGACTCTGACCAGCCACAGAACCAAAGGCACCCAGTCTCCTGAGAACATCCTTTGTCCACATACAGTAAGAACTGAAGACAGATGGTCTAGGCTTCGTGTTCCTGGACAGGAGTACTATGAATACTGGCCTGGAGGAAAATTCCGTCATTCTTCCTTACTGGAAAGAGAACCATTCCTTAGCAGTAAGCACAGGCGTTGTGGGTTAGGGCACCCTCATGAGCTAGGCAGTGACTCACTGAACAGTGACAGAAACACCTGTGTCATCTCAAGTAATAACCTGACAAGATCCATACTCCTGAAAGGTTTAAGCCTTCTGCCCAAGGGATGTGTGACAAGGAACGATCTCAGGGTTTGACACAATTGACACTAAGATGTTTTCAgtctgtatgcacacatatggtCACCACTCATGCTAGATGGCCccaattttcactttaaaaaaatgcagggtatcactgtgtggctctgggtggcctggaatttgctgtgtagttcatgctgtcctcaaattcataaAGATCCACTCAATTCTGCCTCTGCAATGCTGGGATcacttttaacacacacacacacacacacagagagagagagagagagagagagagagagagagagagagagagagagagagaaactagctCCTTGAGCACAGTAAGTCCAGCAGCCAAAACACAACTAAGAAGGGAAGTatgttcaaagccagtctgggtcACAGGAAGAGTACCAGTCCAGTGAGGGCTGCATGGAAAGACCCTTTCTGAACGAAGAAAGGGCAGCAGGGTAGCAGCTGCTCCTGTTTGCTGGAGTGCCCCCGAAGAGCATGCACAGGAGACACCAATCTAGAGGAAAAGCCATGGCTCATCCAGAGAGGATTTGGGTCTTATTTTAAGGGCAGTAAGAAGGTCTTcccatatgtgtgtgaatgaaatCGGTGGTGTCCAGCCCATCTCTGTGCAAGGTGTGCTGGAGCATAGACTGGACTGGTGAGAGTGGGTCCAGGGAGAGGGACCATCAAGCTGCTGGAGGCAGCCTGGGATCAGCCACAGCCAGAGTACGAGAGACAAGGATGCTGCAGTGTGCACTGATTCCCAAGGGATCCAGAGTGGTTAGCCCCAGGGGGTCAGTGAAGAAAAGCAGCATCTGTGAAGACTCTTGGCTGTGTCTTGGGCCTGTGTACCCCTGGGGGAAGCCAGAGGAAAGAGCCTGGACAGCAAGCTCAGTGGTACAGATGGAGATGAGGATGGGACAGCTGGGTGCTGATGTCACAGCAGGAAGTGTTGAAGGGCCCAGGACTCCTAAAGATCTATCCCATGATTCTCTCATGGTCAGTGGTCATGAGAGTTGGGTGGGGTATAAGGAGAGGGGCGCTTGAAAACAGATGTTCTTTCCAGACCTCTGTCTTCACTGAGCCGATGTCCCCAGTTTGTTACAACGATTctctgagggctggagaaatgactcagttgtCAAGAACagttactgttctttc containing:
- the Fam240a gene encoding protein FAM240A, producing MNNQYVRREVFCRNTCHELKRFWEREIGKQTCYRESEEHRLGRSALRKLREEWKQRLETKLRLRNNPDEAEKQTNVS